A window of Bacillus sp. DX3.1 genomic DNA:
TTAACGGAATATTAGTTGTGTACTGGCAGGCGCAAAAAAAGGTGAAACTTCTTTCAAAAGTTCAAATCTTTACTAAAATGCTTGTATTAACGATGAGTATAATAGCAGCACTTTTTTTTCATTTTCAAGGCTATATTATCAGTCTTGTACTATCAAACTGTATAACAGTTCTCTTTTGTTTATATCTAGTACGGGCGGATTTGAAAGATTTTTTTAAGGTGAAAATGGAATGGATTTATGTACGAGCACTTTTGAGAATGGGCTTATTTGCGTGCTTAACAAATTTATTAGGACAATTACTGTCGACAATTAATATTATTATGCTGAGTTATATGACGGATGCTAGAACTGAAATTGGATATTATAGTGTAGCACAGCTAATCATTGGCGCTATGATGATGATTCCTCAGTCATTTAACGGAATTATGATTCCGTATATTTCTGAAAAATCAAAAAACATAAATGAGATACAAAAAATTGTAAATACGTATCGAAAAAGAATGTTTCTATTAATGACGGTAATGATAGTTTTTGTTGGCTGCATTGTACCGTTTTGTATTCCCTTTGTATTTGGTGAAACATACCGTTCCTCTGTCCCTTATTTTTATTTATTATTAGCAGGTTTATATTTCTGGAGTTTATATTCTCCGAAAGGGATTACGATGATGAGTATAGGGAAGATAGAAGGGAATTTTTATACGGGAATTGTCGCTGTTATTATGAATGTAATTTTGAATTATATTTTTATCAAAGAGTATGGAGTATTAGGAGCTGCCTGTGCCAATGCGGTTACATACTTCTTTACTATTTTTGTAAATCATTTCTTTTATCAAAGGATGATTAAAAAGGTAACAAGGGGTTTAAAGTATGGATAAAACGGTGTATTCGTTACAAAATATGCAATCTCAAAGGTTCATTACAATTCATTACAGCGTTTACTTTTTTTTATCACTGTTTGTATTGAATGAGACGATTCGGTCTACGATTCAAAGTACATTTACATCATTTAATTTGTTATTTTTGATTATAAGTATTGCTTGTATTCTATTCTATTTTATTAAGCAACGTATATTGGTAGGTTTATTTTATCTAGCTTCTTTTGCGTCAATGATTGTAATGATTAACAGTATTTTCTTTCTTCATTATGATAGCCGCCAATTGATTTTAACAATTACATCTGTATTGATCCCATTATATTTAGTGAGCATTCAGCTAACAAAAGATGAAGCGCTGCATACCCTCGGGAAATTTTTGTTTTTTTTTAACATATTAATAATTGCTTTGTTTTGTTTTGGCTTAGTAGATTATGTGACGAACCGTTATCTACAGTTAGAAATGGCAAGTACCATATTTGTAGGGAAAGATTTAAGTAGTCTTATATATAATGAAAATTTATCAAATATTTATCGATTGTACTCTTTCATGGGACATCCATTAACGAATGCAAAGTATTTTTTGTGTTTCTTTATACTAAATTTCATTTATAGTTCGAAAAAAAAGACATTACTCCCCCCCTATCTTATCATTCTTATTACAGCGATTGGCTTACTATTAAGCGGAAGTAAAACAGCGCTGTTTTTATTTTTATTTTTGTTGTTATTCGTGTATCAAACAAAATATCGATTTCTCTATTATATAGGGATAGTAGTATTATTATTTTTTTTATCTCAATCCAGTTTATTTCAAGACAATCTATTACAGCGCTTTACGACGGGAATTGAAAATAATGATGTTTCTTCTGGACGTAATGATTTAATAGAACAACTTCTCAAAGAAGGGAAAGAATTGCCAAACGTATTATTTGGAAAAGGTGAGAATTATTCCCGAATTGTCGCACAAAGTTTTCATGATGATACGCA
This region includes:
- a CDS encoding flippase; translated protein: MKQVNGVIVKMRLDIYMLWKKIIEVGFFHLLSANVFIQLAGFSGQIFLTRWLTVEEIGRIKVLQSFTAIFVLLATVGMNTAILQKCAEQQGEERKRWYFLVGIKISLCSALFLTSIVFILADVQLISKDRLINEAMKMYCLLIPSMVINGILVVYWQAQKKVKLLSKVQIFTKMLVLTMSIIAALFFHFQGYIISLVLSNCITVLFCLYLVRADLKDFFKVKMEWIYVRALLRMGLFACLTNLLGQLLSTINIIMLSYMTDARTEIGYYSVAQLIIGAMMMIPQSFNGIMIPYISEKSKNINEIQKIVNTYRKRMFLLMTVMIVFVGCIVPFCIPFVFGETYRSSVPYFYLLLAGLYFWSLYSPKGITMMSIGKIEGNFYTGIVAVIMNVILNYIFIKEYGVLGAACANAVTYFFTIFVNHFFYQRMIKKVTRGLKYG